In Vigna angularis cultivar LongXiaoDou No.4 chromosome 8, ASM1680809v1, whole genome shotgun sequence, the DNA window CATCCTCCAGATAGCAAGTTCCACCAATCAAATACGAGATTTTAAGCTATATAGTTACAGCAAAACAATATTGGTAGTAACAGTATTTTACCACCATTGAATTAAAAGATTACATTCGGAGAAAAAAATTCACCTTCATCCCCTGAAGCATCTTTCAAGTAAATTAAATGCAAAAGCTAAGTAATCCACTCATGGGAAATTCTAAAtagtatgaaaaaaataatgcaaAGTAACTAATCTGGTCTatcacaaaaaaatttaaaatcctcCACAACATACTCCTGCTAGACGAAGAATgctttaaatgtttttaatgcTTCCAACTCATTAGACACAGACACACGTACTATGTTTTGTCCAACTTGTTTTTCTACATTACTATTTAACCTATAATATAAAACCACGTTTAATTTATGCATCAATATTGTAGTTCAATTTATACATTACAAACGAttcataaataatcattaataatattacttttaatttatttaatatacaaGTCAATATACAAACTTATAGTACTGTAAAAATATGCATGTCTCTgcataatttatttacaattcCCCCAAAATCAAAGAGTGTTTGAGTAGCGGATAAAGTGTGAATCAGTTTTCGAGCAAAAAAACAAccgaaattgaattaaaagattACTGGAATTTGGTACCTTCAAAGGAACAGTGAAGAAGAAAAGCCCCAACTTCCCTTCAACTCGCGACTCAGTGTCAAACGGAATCACACCCTTAGCGATATCTTCGATAAGGTAGAACGCATCGTAGAGAACCTCAAACCCGTCGACGGTGAGCGTGGCGTCGACGTAGGAGGAGGCGCGCGCCCTGATGCGTCCACCGGTTCCAGGGGCGGTGACAAACCCTATTTGGCGGCCGCGGTAGCCAACGGAGACGGCGAGGGTGTCGTACGATAAGGAGAAGAAGTCTCGGTTGCGAACTTTGACCGTGAGGGAGAAGGAAATGTCGAGAATGGGCTTCGGGTTGGTTCGGATCCCAATGTGGTTCAGCCCGATCCGGACGAGGCGTACCTCCGGGTCGGAGGGGAAGAGGAGGAAGGCTGCACCGGCGAAGAGGATGAAGAGGAAGAGTGCGGAGGAGTAGAGGATGCAGCGGCGGCGACGGCGGTGAAAACGAGGGCGGTAGGTGGGTAGGAGAACGACAACGTTTTGGGGGTAAGAACTAGGATTTGGGTAATGATAAGCGTAAGGATTGGGATTAGGGTTTGAGGGAAGGGGCGAGTAAGAGACGAACTCGTCCTTCCCAGTCATCTTTCAATTTCAACAATAGATCCAATGGTTGTTTTTGGAGATAAACGCATAAAACAAATCATACGATATCAACAcgattataaaaattttaatttctgctTAACTTTaatcacaaaaattaaaacaggATTGTTTTATATGATATGATTATGTGTTGGCATTTTTCAATTGGTCATTCGTACATTATATTAGAACCAcagatattataatttgttttctttttccgAAAACTTTCACAGTTATACCTGATCCAAAACTGTGTATACatcacaaatattatattagtttttcttttaacaaatgaaaaataaactttttttatattattgttattatattaagCTTTTACAGTATAtcaatatcatatatttattaatcatTATCACCTATGTTTATTTCTATCACacttaataattttacataaattaggTGTTGAggtataaataaaaacaaataactttgttcttcatttttagtgattttaccatttttctaaaactaatatttcttttttatatcttaaACCCAAATCAAAGGGATTTATTAGTTCACTAATTCAAAATAGAATTCCACATATAAAATCTGTAACTCTTTTAAAATATGGAGTAAATTAAAGTATTaacattttactattttgacAACAATAGGTAAACAAGACCATGGTTGTCTTTACACAATGTCATCCGTCGTCACATAAACGTGtcatataaatatcatatattaaacacattttacggatgaaaaaatttcattttatagaaaatattgataaattaattGAGATTATTAAAACTTAaggttttagaaaaaaatattagttgatGGGTTTAGAGTGATGGTTAATATTCCTTAATCAAAATGATTTGTTAAAAATTGCATTGCCACTACTGAAGCTaactaattttctttataaccaaaacattttatattattaatttgtatattttttagtggtttttaaaaaataaattactaaagataaaattaatgaGAGTGGAGACTACATTTCctataataaatattgatattttaatttttctattaagagTGTTtcacattatattttaatttgtgtctataatttttatttttattttatatatgatctagctatatatatatatatatatatatatatatatatatatatatatatatatatattattgagtGAGAGTTGAATAACTTATGTAATCTTTAATCgataatatatatatctaaataatataattaaattatattctttttcttttattttgacaattacttaatctaataaaataaaaaatatataaaaaagattaattatcttaaaatatttccaatgaaatacagaaaataacatcaatttataatatatatatatatatatatatatatatatatatatatatatatatatatatatatatatatatatatatatatatattaattagatttCAAGTCTATTCTTAACCTTGTATTAGAATGATCAGTTATAAcatatcttaataaaatttattgttttaattgcTATGGAATTACTCGTTAATTTTagttcaattttcaaaatatatatattttaacataaaaaaattagaaattttatatcaactaaaaataatattatatatatatatatatatatatatttcaatttcacTTTAAAATCAACTTACTACTGCTTGATACTtcgtattatatatatttgttggttTCACATTCTACTATTAATATGTAACTTCTTTCTTGAACTAATTTTCATCTtgattttgatcatttttttcctttgttttgatCTAATTATCTTTGATGTCTTGTGTTTCAGTTGAGCTCATTTTAATATGTTtgatttctctctttttttaatttgtttatcatAACAATTATCTTTTTCACCCTTTTACAAATCAACCGATTCATTGCATCCTTCtatgttattattgttttctcGATAATATCGACACATACATACAAAATAACTTGGGGACCATCAAATTATTAAACTCAACAAAAAATGTTTACTTCCAGAACATATAAATCAATTTATGTGAGATTAACTACTGCTTCTTCCCTTTTAGTTTAATTGTTACcagacttttttttatttatgcgTTACTTGcgaagtttaaaataatattaatttctcattcactaattatagttttttatataaatttaatcaatCCAAGCATATGTATTCATCATAATACAAAAAcagaaatgataaaatataaatttttagaaaacatttcattaaaataaagaaatccattatatataaaaaaatacaaaaaagataataaaataaagggaGTAGTTGAAAATACTTGTGTTTACAAAATGTAAGTAATAAATGTTGTTGCATTTCAATTAAAAGCAGCTCATTTTTAGTTAaagtttataagtttttaaacattattaaggtctaaatatattttaacccCTTTTGCTTAGTTTGTTATGTGGATATGTTTAAGTGGccattaaacaataattaaagtTCCTTAATTGATGTGAATCATGTGATAGtgactgtttttctttttttacaggGACATGGCTGATTTTTTTAGGTATATGACAGTgacaaaatttttattaagaacTAATCTATCCAAATATCTTAAAGAATTGAAGTAATCAAAGTGGTTTAGAATATCTAGGCTTGTGACAGTGACATCAATTCAACTTTGTTCAGGTGaccttttttttctaaattagaaaataaatgataattttacaCAGCTTTAATATAAATCCACAAATACATACttagtttaaatttaagtagtttaaattttgtgtttgattCCTAACAAATAGGAAAATTTGTCGgataaattacaatatttacAGTACTATAAATATTGTTGAtaagttaataaatttgaaaatgtccatgaaattaaaaaaaaaaagacaataagtTTGTATCCATTCAGATATTCTAGTGAACCtagaattaaaacaaattattagatttatattattttcagtaTTCAAGTAGACA includes these proteins:
- the LOC108343918 gene encoding uncharacterized protein LOC108343918 isoform X1, with the translated sequence MTGKDEFVSYSPLPSNPNPNPYAYHYPNPSSYPQNVVVLLPTYRPRFHRRRRRCILYSSALFLFILFAGAAFLLFPSDPEVRLVRIGLNHIGIRTNPKPILDISFSLTVKVRNRDFFSLSYDTLAVSVGYRGRQIGFVTAPGTGGRIRARASSYVDATLTVDGFEVLYDAFYLIEDIAKGVIPFDTESRVEGKLGLFFFTVPLKATVSCEVYVNINQQRIVRQDCFPEVRIFISHICLPFTILSPYS
- the LOC108343918 gene encoding uncharacterized protein LOC108343918 isoform X2, which codes for MTGKDEFVSYSPLPSNPNPNPYAYHYPNPSSYPQNVVVLLPTYRPRFHRRRRRCILYSSALFLFILFAGAAFLLFPSDPEVRLVRIGLNHIGIRTNPKPILDISFSLTVKVRNRDFFSLSYDTLAVSVGYRGRQIGFVTAPGTGGRIRARASSYVDATLTVDGFEVLYDAFYLIEDIAKGVIPFDTESRVEGKLGLFFFTVPLKATVSCEVYVNINQQRIVRQDCFPESLGDPLDQSADIEAG